One genomic window of Sulfurovum lithotrophicum includes the following:
- the murG gene encoding undecaprenyldiphospho-muramoylpentapeptide beta-N-acetylglucosaminyltransferase, whose amino-acid sequence MSIIMTGGGTGGHLAIIKAVKEQLKGEELIYIGSTMGQDRQWFESDGDFTETYFLETRGVVNQRGLAKLKSLWMMLQAIMKARKLLKKYDAKVVFSVGGFSSGATAFAAKSAGVPLIIHEQNAALGSLNKLLRPYAAAFISSYLEESPIKAYPIKEIFFENARVRKKVETIIFLGGSQGAKAINKLALEIAPKLRRKGIRIIHQAGEKNIDEVQKAYDDLGIEVDVFGFTTKLAEYMKEADFAIARAGASTLWELSATAMPTLFIPYPYAASDHQYYNAQFLVEKDLAWIMREEEIDTQKVLALLNEDLEAKSRGLMEIVEKDGSKQIANLLKNYEKI is encoded by the coding sequence ATGAGCATTATCATGACAGGAGGCGGTACAGGCGGACATCTTGCCATCATCAAAGCAGTAAAAGAGCAGTTGAAAGGTGAAGAACTCATCTATATCGGCTCCACAATGGGGCAGGACAGACAGTGGTTTGAAAGTGATGGAGATTTTACAGAGACCTACTTCCTGGAGACACGCGGTGTGGTCAATCAAAGAGGTTTGGCCAAACTCAAGTCACTTTGGATGATGCTGCAGGCAATAATGAAAGCCCGTAAACTCCTAAAAAAATATGATGCCAAAGTGGTCTTCTCCGTAGGCGGATTCTCTTCTGGTGCTACAGCTTTTGCCGCCAAATCAGCCGGTGTGCCTCTGATCATACATGAGCAGAATGCCGCGCTGGGTTCTTTAAACAAACTTCTCAGACCCTATGCGGCAGCGTTTATCAGCTCCTATCTTGAAGAGAGTCCGATTAAAGCCTACCCGATCAAAGAGATTTTTTTTGAGAACGCACGTGTAAGAAAAAAGGTTGAGACTATCATCTTTCTCGGTGGTTCACAGGGAGCCAAAGCTATTAACAAACTGGCCCTTGAGATCGCACCGAAACTCAGGAGGAAAGGTATCAGGATTATCCATCAGGCTGGAGAGAAGAATATTGACGAAGTGCAAAAAGCCTATGATGATCTTGGGATTGAAGTGGATGTCTTCGGATTTACCACAAAATTGGCAGAGTACATGAAAGAAGCGGATTTTGCTATTGCAAGAGCCGGGGCTTCGACACTTTGGGAGCTTTCGGCAACTGCTATGCCAACACTTTTCATACCATATCCCTATGCGGCCAGTGACCACCAGTACTACAATGCACAGTTCCTGGTAGAAAAGGATCTGGCATGGATCATGAGAGAAGAGGAGATCGATACACAAAAGGTATTAGCATTGCTGAACGAAGATCTTGAGGCTAAAAGTAGAGGATTAATGGAGATAGTAGAAAAAGATGGAAGCAAACAGATCGCAAATCTTTTAAAAAACTATGAAAAAATCTGA
- the prfB gene encoding peptide chain release factor 2 yields MDAYEYGELLKTLSKKMENISNIVKPDELKKRLGEIEEMQQDPNFWNDAANAGKISQEKTRTERILETYHNANDAVYDAIEYFEMAKAEKDEETLEMLYEDAESLKERTNALEVQMMLSGEHDSNNAIVSIHPGAGGTESQDWASMLYRMYLRWAERHGFKVEVLDYQPGEEAGIKDVSFIIKGENAYGYLKVENGIHRLVRISPFDSNAKRHTSFTSVMVSPEIDDDIDIEIEDKDLRIDTYRASGAGGQHVNKTESAIRITHEPTGIVVQCQNDRSQHKNKSAAMKMLKSRLYEYEMAKKQAEIDGVEKSDIGWGHQIRSYVMQPYQQVKDTRSGQAFTNVDSILDGDIDKLLEGVLISQAK; encoded by the coding sequence GTGGATGCATATGAATACGGCGAACTTTTGAAAACCCTCTCCAAAAAAATGGAGAATATTAGCAATATAGTCAAGCCTGACGAGCTGAAAAAACGTCTCGGTGAAATAGAAGAGATGCAGCAGGACCCCAACTTCTGGAATGATGCTGCAAATGCAGGAAAGATCTCCCAGGAGAAAACAAGAACTGAGCGTATTCTGGAAACCTATCATAATGCCAATGATGCGGTCTATGATGCCATTGAGTATTTCGAGATGGCCAAAGCCGAGAAGGATGAAGAGACACTTGAGATGCTCTATGAAGATGCTGAATCTCTCAAAGAGCGCACCAATGCCCTTGAGGTACAGATGATGCTTAGCGGTGAGCATGACAGCAACAATGCCATTGTCTCCATCCACCCCGGTGCAGGCGGTACCGAGAGTCAGGACTGGGCGAGCATGCTCTACCGTATGTATTTACGCTGGGCGGAGCGTCACGGCTTCAAGGTCGAAGTGCTTGACTACCAGCCGGGAGAAGAAGCGGGCATTAAAGATGTCTCCTTTATTATCAAGGGAGAGAATGCCTACGGATACCTCAAAGTGGAGAACGGCATTCACAGACTGGTACGTATCAGCCCCTTTGACTCCAACGCCAAGCGCCACACTTCTTTCACTTCTGTCATGGTCTCTCCCGAGATCGACGACGACATCGATATAGAAATAGAGGATAAAGACCTTCGCATAGACACCTACCGTGCCTCAGGTGCAGGAGGACAGCATGTCAACAAAACCGAATCAGCCATCCGTATCACCCATGAGCCTACAGGCATCGTGGTACAGTGCCAGAACGACCGAAGCCAGCACAAAAACAAGTCAGCGGCAATGAAAATGCTCAAATCGCGCCTCTACGAATACGAAATGGCAAAAAAACAGGCGGAGATAGACGGAGTGGAAAAATCGGACATCGGCTGGGGACACCAGATACGCTCCTACGTCATGCAGCCTTATCAGCAGGTCAAAGATACCAGAAGCGGACAGGCATTCACCAATGTTGATTCTATTCTGGACGGAGATATAGACAAACTTTTGGAAGGCGTACTGATCTCACAGGCAAAATAG
- the panC gene encoding pantoate--beta-alanine ligase, producing the protein MIIARTIEELQEARKRLNGSIGFVPTMGALHQGHLSLIQQAKRENDYLIVSIFVNPTQFLEGEDLDAYPRKEEADRKICEVAGVDIVFMPTIGQMYERDELCIGAPAVRGYILEGEKRPGHFDGMLQVVMKLLNLSGATRAYFGKKDAQQLVLISQMVRNYFMDIQIVPCEIVRDENGLALSSRNVYLNKKEKQRALSLSHSLKRATKMVMQGEVNVNIIKKEMLQVLSETDRVEYVAIVDRQLRSLEKVEIGNTIILVAAWVGKTRLIDNIWI; encoded by the coding sequence ATGATCATTGCACGTACCATAGAAGAGTTACAGGAGGCCAGAAAGAGACTAAACGGAAGCATCGGATTCGTGCCGACGATGGGTGCGCTTCACCAGGGCCATCTCTCTCTCATTCAACAGGCGAAAAGAGAGAATGATTATCTCATTGTTTCGATCTTTGTCAATCCGACACAGTTCCTTGAAGGGGAAGACCTCGATGCCTATCCCAGAAAGGAAGAAGCTGACAGGAAGATCTGTGAAGTGGCAGGGGTGGATATTGTCTTTATGCCGACGATCGGACAGATGTACGAGAGGGATGAACTCTGCATAGGTGCACCGGCGGTACGTGGGTACATTCTGGAAGGGGAGAAGCGGCCGGGGCATTTTGACGGGATGCTTCAGGTGGTCATGAAACTGCTCAATCTTAGTGGTGCTACCCGAGCCTACTTCGGAAAAAAAGATGCACAGCAGCTTGTGCTCATTTCACAGATGGTCAGAAACTATTTTATGGATATACAGATTGTCCCCTGTGAGATCGTAAGGGATGAGAACGGCCTGGCATTGAGCAGCCGCAATGTCTACCTGAATAAAAAGGAGAAACAGCGAGCTTTGTCTCTCTCTCATTCTCTCAAACGTGCCACAAAGATGGTGATGCAGGGTGAAGTGAATGTGAATATCATTAAAAAAGAGATGTTGCAGGTACTTTCTGAAACGGACCGTGTGGAATACGTGGCTATTGTGGACCGTCAGCTCAGATCGCTTGAAAAGGTGGAGATAGGCAACACCATTATTCTGGTAGCCGCTTGGGTGGGGAAAACCAGACTCATCGACAATATCTGGATTTAA
- a CDS encoding peptidoglycan D,D-transpeptidase FtsI family protein: protein MNKNIKNMVLHQRKNKISFLFILLVATMAIFLFSVLKTILSPRDIPSQYTIVHDRSLRGDIISADNYTLSRSQKTYQAVIHGASIDPAKRKAFVRLFSIYSGIPEEDVLKKFKDKNGKDFRGNIVLAKDINFKSAMQLKELAYKLRKLGAFKTTKTSSGIEVLYGLDIVENGETREFPLKDVLSPVLGYVRNRNEERYSRPHGIKGLERKYEKHITSKKNGYFKGERDVVASVIHNKNSIEMPRVDGMDLHLNVPLAFQRRIELMIDRMKASIDADEILAGVMESSTGKVLALASTERYDPRHIHNKDISALDPKFSEYAYEAGSVIKPLTLAIALNHKVVTPDTWFNTYNGKLKIGKRRTISDDEKFDALTATDIIVHSSNVGISQISWRLTGQQFRDGLIKFGLSKPSGLDLSRDVPGRIKSLHLLNNNMHRANSSYGYGMLVTFAQLFKAYSAFNNNGVAVTPRLVDYLSDDKGNRYTLEPKEGDLKAVEKKAAGQIHDILLEVVKRGTGVKAQYPGLEIGGKTGTAHIAKGGRYVREYHSSFYGFANDKEGHKYTIGVLVIRAKKYHKYFASQSAVPTFRRIVDILVELDYLKPEGGKIDTLSPIKLDKPKEDNGTMPERTNVKNPSINELFEMKSKPKPKPKRKKRPAAKPKPKPKPPVRKPLTKEKIEELSAEDLF from the coding sequence ATGAACAAAAATATAAAAAATATGGTACTGCACCAAAGAAAGAACAAGATCAGCTTTCTTTTTATCCTGCTGGTCGCTACCATGGCTATTTTTCTCTTTTCCGTACTCAAAACCATTCTCTCCCCAAGAGATATTCCCAGTCAATATACCATCGTCCATGACCGTTCTCTGCGCGGCGATATCATCTCTGCGGACAACTATACCCTCAGCCGATCCCAGAAGACTTACCAGGCAGTTATTCATGGTGCAAGTATCGACCCTGCAAAACGCAAGGCATTCGTCAGGCTTTTCAGTATCTACAGTGGGATCCCCGAAGAGGATGTACTCAAAAAGTTCAAAGACAAAAACGGCAAAGATTTCCGTGGAAATATCGTACTTGCAAAAGATATCAACTTCAAATCCGCCATGCAGCTCAAAGAGTTGGCCTACAAACTAAGAAAACTGGGAGCATTCAAGACCACCAAGACCAGCAGCGGTATCGAAGTACTCTACGGACTCGATATTGTAGAAAACGGAGAGACAAGGGAATTCCCTCTCAAAGATGTGCTTAGCCCAGTCCTTGGTTATGTCAGGAACAGAAATGAAGAGCGCTACAGTAGACCACACGGTATCAAAGGATTGGAGCGCAAGTATGAAAAACACATCACTTCCAAGAAGAACGGCTACTTCAAGGGAGAAAGAGATGTTGTTGCTTCGGTCATCCACAATAAGAACAGCATAGAGATGCCCCGCGTCGACGGGATGGACCTCCACCTCAATGTGCCTCTTGCTTTCCAGAGAAGGATCGAACTGATGATCGACCGGATGAAAGCCAGTATCGATGCGGACGAGATTCTTGCCGGGGTCATGGAGAGCAGTACAGGGAAAGTACTTGCTCTTGCCAGTACAGAACGCTATGACCCGCGTCATATTCACAACAAAGATATTTCTGCACTCGACCCAAAATTTTCCGAATACGCCTATGAAGCCGGTTCTGTCATCAAACCCCTTACGCTCGCCATTGCCCTGAACCACAAAGTAGTCACGCCCGATACCTGGTTCAATACCTATAACGGGAAACTGAAGATCGGCAAACGCCGTACTATCTCCGATGATGAAAAATTCGATGCTCTCACCGCCACCGATATCATCGTGCACTCCTCCAATGTCGGGATCTCCCAAATATCATGGAGACTGACGGGACAGCAATTCAGAGACGGGCTCATTAAATTCGGCCTCTCAAAACCTTCGGGCCTGGATCTTTCACGTGATGTTCCCGGGAGGATCAAGTCTCTTCATCTTCTGAATAACAACATGCATAGAGCCAACTCCTCCTACGGTTACGGTATGCTTGTCACCTTTGCCCAGCTCTTCAAAGCCTATTCTGCCTTCAACAATAACGGTGTCGCAGTTACGCCCCGCCTGGTGGATTATCTTTCAGATGACAAGGGGAACCGCTACACCCTGGAGCCAAAAGAGGGTGACCTCAAAGCAGTAGAAAAGAAGGCAGCCGGACAAATACATGACATTCTGCTTGAAGTCGTCAAACGCGGGACGGGAGTCAAAGCGCAATACCCTGGGCTGGAGATCGGAGGCAAGACCGGTACGGCACATATCGCCAAAGGCGGGCGTTACGTTAGAGAGTACCACAGCTCTTTCTACGGTTTTGCCAATGACAAAGAGGGACATAAATATACCATTGGGGTTTTGGTGATACGTGCCAAAAAATACCATAAATATTTCGCTTCACAATCTGCGGTCCCGACATTCAGACGCATCGTTGACATCCTTGTAGAGCTTGACTACCTCAAACCTGAGGGCGGCAAGATAGATACACTCTCTCCCATCAAACTGGACAAACCCAAAGAGGACAACGGCACCATGCCAGAGCGTACGAATGTTAAAAATCCTTCGATCAATGAACTCTTCGAAATGAAGTCCAAGCCCAAACCAAAGCCGAAAAGGAAAAAGAGACCAGCGGCAAAACCAAAACCCAAACCGAAACCACCGGTCAGAAAACCACTCACAAAAGAGAAGATAGAAGAGCTTTCTGCAGAAGACCTCTTTTAG
- the alaS gene encoding alanine--tRNA ligase has protein sequence MDIRKSFLDYFQSKGHKLIPSSPLVPDDPTLMFTNAGMVQFKNIFTGEAPIPNPPRATSSQTCLRAGGKHNDLDNVGYTARHHTLFEMLGNFSFADYFKEEAIAYAWEFVTDEKYLDLPVEKIWVTVHDSDDEAYDIWKKYISEDRIMRFGDKDNFWQMGDTGPCGPCSEIFYDQGEEHFHSEEDIMGGEGDRFLEIWNLVFMQYERDEKGTLNPLPKPSIDTGMGLERVVAIKEGVFNNYHSSLFMPFLEKIGELVGKPYDFDAPNSASYRVIADHLRSVSFLLAQGVNFDKEGRGYVLRRIMRRAIRHGYLLGLREPFMYKLVDTLVDLMGKQYDYLVSRAEAIKTSMKMEEERFFETIEAGIKLFNEELKNTQDVFNGEVAFKLYDTFGFPLDLTEDMLREKNIRLDIDAFNKKMEAQKAQSKANWKGTGDAATTGDFKLLKEAFNTNEFVGYETQEVTTKVLALLDENFKKTDAINGKGWVLLEKTPFYAESGGQVGDRGTIEVAGSSEQVTVKDTKKFLDLNLSEVEGKLSVGDEVKAVVDPSRAEIEKHHSATHLLHAGLRAILGDHIAQAGSLNDDKRLRFDFSHPKAMTAEEIEKVEAWVNDKISRAIPRKTEIMSVDEAKKAGAMALFGEKYGNEVRVVSMGDASIELCGGTHVDNTAQIGLFMITKESGVSAGVRRIEAICGRAAVEKVKAIREELSQIKEEVKNQNPIAGIAKLKEQIKTLKSEVASAMSASQKELSTVDVNGVNVIVEEVENGDIKSMIDDVKNKYDNVAVMLFQKKGDKVLLAAGSKNTPIKAGDWIKAIAPIVGGGGGGRPDFAQAGGKDASKITTALEEAKVYLSEILEGGN, from the coding sequence ATGGATATTAGAAAATCATTTTTAGACTATTTTCAGAGCAAAGGCCATAAACTTATACCGAGTTCACCTCTGGTACCGGATGATCCGACGCTGATGTTCACCAATGCCGGGATGGTACAGTTCAAGAACATCTTTACAGGCGAAGCGCCTATTCCGAACCCGCCGAGAGCTACCTCTTCGCAGACCTGCCTGAGAGCGGGAGGAAAACACAACGACCTCGACAATGTAGGCTACACAGCGCGCCACCATACGCTTTTTGAAATGCTGGGTAATTTCTCTTTTGCAGATTATTTCAAAGAAGAAGCCATAGCCTATGCCTGGGAGTTCGTGACCGATGAAAAATATCTGGACCTGCCTGTGGAGAAGATCTGGGTGACCGTACATGACAGTGACGATGAAGCGTACGATATCTGGAAGAAATACATCTCCGAAGATCGCATCATGCGTTTTGGTGACAAAGACAACTTCTGGCAGATGGGTGATACCGGTCCGTGCGGTCCATGTTCGGAGATATTCTATGACCAGGGGGAAGAGCACTTTCATTCTGAAGAGGATATTATGGGCGGAGAGGGTGACCGTTTCCTTGAGATCTGGAACCTTGTTTTCATGCAGTACGAAAGAGACGAAAAGGGTACGCTCAATCCGCTGCCGAAACCAAGTATCGATACAGGTATGGGGCTTGAAAGGGTCGTTGCCATCAAAGAGGGCGTATTCAACAACTACCACTCCTCACTCTTCATGCCTTTCCTGGAGAAGATAGGCGAACTGGTAGGAAAGCCGTACGATTTTGATGCACCGAATTCCGCTTCCTACAGGGTCATTGCCGATCATCTCCGTTCTGTCTCTTTCCTTTTGGCACAGGGTGTTAACTTCGACAAAGAGGGACGAGGGTATGTACTTAGACGCATCATGCGTAGAGCCATCCGTCACGGATATCTTCTGGGACTGCGTGAACCGTTCATGTACAAACTCGTCGATACGCTGGTAGACCTTATGGGAAAACAGTACGACTATCTTGTCAGTAGAGCCGAAGCGATCAAAACATCGATGAAGATGGAAGAGGAGCGTTTCTTCGAGACCATTGAAGCGGGGATCAAACTCTTTAACGAAGAGCTTAAAAATACGCAGGATGTCTTTAACGGGGAAGTGGCGTTCAAACTTTATGATACTTTCGGTTTCCCTCTGGATCTGACCGAAGATATGCTTAGAGAGAAGAATATCAGACTGGACATCGATGCTTTCAACAAAAAGATGGAAGCACAGAAAGCCCAGTCCAAAGCGAACTGGAAAGGTACGGGTGATGCAGCGACGACAGGTGACTTCAAGCTGCTTAAAGAAGCGTTCAACACAAATGAATTTGTCGGTTATGAAACACAGGAAGTAACAACAAAAGTACTGGCACTGCTCGATGAGAATTTCAAAAAGACAGATGCCATAAATGGCAAAGGCTGGGTACTGCTTGAAAAGACACCGTTCTATGCCGAGTCCGGAGGACAGGTGGGCGATCGCGGAACGATCGAGGTAGCAGGTAGCAGTGAGCAGGTAACAGTGAAAGATACGAAAAAATTCCTTGACCTGAACCTTTCCGAAGTGGAGGGAAAACTCTCTGTGGGTGATGAGGTGAAAGCTGTGGTCGATCCAAGCCGTGCAGAGATCGAAAAGCACCATTCTGCGACACACCTGCTGCATGCAGGTTTGCGTGCGATCCTCGGGGACCACATTGCCCAGGCGGGTTCACTCAATGATGACAAAAGACTTCGTTTTGACTTCTCCCATCCTAAAGCGATGACAGCCGAAGAGATAGAAAAGGTGGAAGCATGGGTGAATGATAAGATCAGCCGTGCCATTCCGAGAAAGACGGAGATTATGAGTGTGGATGAGGCGAAGAAAGCAGGTGCCATGGCACTGTTTGGAGAAAAGTACGGCAATGAAGTACGTGTTGTCAGTATGGGTGACGCTTCCATCGAACTCTGCGGGGGTACCCATGTGGATAATACGGCACAGATAGGCCTCTTTATGATCACTAAAGAGAGCGGTGTGAGTGCAGGGGTGAGACGTATAGAGGCTATCTGCGGCAGGGCAGCCGTTGAAAAGGTTAAAGCGATCAGAGAGGAACTCTCGCAGATCAAGGAAGAGGTCAAGAACCAAAACCCGATTGCAGGGATCGCCAAACTCAAAGAGCAGATAAAAACACTTAAAAGTGAAGTAGCCTCAGCCATGAGCGCATCTCAAAAAGAGTTGAGCACAGTTGATGTCAATGGTGTCAATGTCATCGTCGAAGAGGTAGAAAACGGCGACATCAAATCGATGATCGATGATGTCAAGAACAAATATGATAATGTTGCCGTCATGCTTTTCCAGAAAAAGGGTGACAAGGTACTCTTGGCGGCCGGTTCGAAGAATACTCCGATCAAAGCAGGTGACTGGATCAAAGCGATCGCGCCTATCGTCGGTGGTGGCGGTGGCGGCCGTCCGGACTTCGCACAGGCCGGAGGAAAAGATGCTTCCAAGATCACGACGGCACTTGAAGAAGCGAAAGTCTACCTGAGCGAGATACTTGAGGGCGGAAATTAA
- the maf gene encoding septum formation inhibitor Maf — MICLCSASESRAYLLEKFGIEFEQKSVDFNEDQIVTDVAKDFVYLASKGKLQAAEKRYGSDIPLLTADSVIATAEGEILRKPKNREDARRILSLQSGSCISIISSVHFKTKAFLFTNTSATHYHFAKFDVDDLEAYLESELWQGKAGGCMVEGFCKKYIKSVDGYESTAMGLQVEALLPWIEWVKQ, encoded by the coding sequence ATGATTTGTTTATGTTCGGCTTCTGAGTCAAGAGCGTATCTGTTAGAGAAGTTCGGTATTGAATTTGAGCAAAAATCTGTTGATTTCAATGAAGATCAGATCGTGACCGATGTTGCAAAAGATTTTGTCTATCTGGCAAGCAAAGGCAAACTGCAGGCTGCTGAAAAACGCTATGGATCGGATATCCCGTTACTGACTGCAGACAGCGTAATTGCTACGGCGGAGGGGGAGATACTCAGAAAGCCTAAAAACAGGGAGGATGCCAGACGTATCCTCTCTTTGCAGAGCGGTTCATGTATTTCCATCATCTCCTCTGTGCATTTTAAAACCAAAGCATTTCTTTTTACCAATACCTCTGCAACCCATTACCATTTTGCAAAGTTTGATGTAGATGACCTCGAGGCTTATCTTGAAAGTGAACTCTGGCAGGGGAAGGCAGGCGGATGCATGGTCGAAGGGTTTTGCAAAAAATACATCAAATCAGTGGATGGATATGAAAGTACCGCTATGGGACTGCAAGTGGAGGCACTGCTTCCCTGGATAGAGTGGGTGAAGCAATAG
- a CDS encoding FtsW/RodA/SpoVE family cell cycle protein has protein sequence MIDKPLLAAVIALLTLSMVMSYSLSTYTVLHFHYDNFHFFLRQSISIFIAFTSMVILSRLDPEKWFVPVGLSLFLIFFILMVAMQFMPSSLVKAVGGAKRWIHLGPISLAPVEFFKVGFVFFLAWSFSRKFGQRGHTGFIDEVRSFMPYIIVFMAAVVLIAVFQKDLGQVVVLGGTLMVMFLFVGSSWKFFLTVLSGIFVAFIGLIFFAPHRMARIKSWWSTVQDSILSVLPFERLETLRVTTTAKEPYQISNSLNAIHNGSLFGKGLGNGQFKLGYLSEVHTDFILAGITEELGYAGLVLVTLTVLFIVFRIFKIASKVKNPMYYLFSIGVGLLISFAFILNAYGIAGITPIKGIAVPFLSYGGSHIIAACVAIGMVLMVSKKVPRDRNGKML, from the coding sequence ATGATAGACAAACCTCTTTTGGCAGCAGTCATAGCACTCCTGACACTTTCAATGGTTATGAGTTATTCGCTCTCTACCTATACGGTACTGCACTTTCATTATGATAATTTTCATTTTTTTCTCAGGCAGAGTATTTCGATCTTCATCGCCTTTACCTCCATGGTCATCTTGAGCAGATTGGACCCGGAAAAATGGTTCGTACCGGTGGGGTTGAGCCTCTTTTTGATATTTTTTATACTGATGGTCGCTATGCAGTTCATGCCCTCATCTTTGGTGAAGGCGGTCGGGGGTGCCAAACGGTGGATACACTTGGGACCCATTTCCCTGGCACCGGTAGAATTCTTCAAAGTTGGATTTGTCTTTTTTCTGGCCTGGAGCTTTTCACGTAAATTTGGGCAGCGCGGCCATACGGGTTTTATAGATGAAGTTAGGTCCTTCATGCCCTATATCATTGTATTCATGGCCGCGGTTGTGCTCATTGCTGTTTTTCAGAAAGACTTGGGGCAGGTCGTGGTTCTTGGAGGAACCCTGATGGTGATGTTCCTCTTTGTCGGCAGTTCATGGAAATTTTTTCTGACGGTGCTCTCGGGTATTTTTGTCGCATTCATCGGCTTGATCTTCTTTGCACCGCACCGCATGGCAAGAATAAAGAGTTGGTGGAGTACGGTACAGGACAGCATCCTTTCTGTCCTGCCTTTTGAACGGCTTGAGACGTTGCGGGTAACGACAACAGCCAAGGAGCCCTATCAGATATCCAACTCGCTCAACGCTATACACAACGGCAGCCTCTTTGGGAAGGGCCTGGGGAACGGACAGTTCAAGCTGGGCTATCTTTCGGAGGTGCATACGGACTTTATCCTGGCGGGAATCACTGAAGAGCTGGGGTATGCGGGGCTTGTCCTGGTGACACTGACCGTCCTTTTCATCGTGTTCCGCATCTTCAAAATCGCATCGAAAGTAAAGAACCCGATGTACTACCTTTTCAGTATCGGTGTGGGTCTGCTGATATCTTTTGCTTTTATACTCAACGCTTACGGTATCGCCGGTATTACGCCGATCAAGGGGATCGCCGTACCGTTCCTGAGTTACGGCGGATCACACATCATAGCCGCCTGTGTAGCCATAGGTATGGTGCTGATGGTTTCCAAAAAAGTCCCCCGGGACCGTAACGGGAAAATGCTGTAA
- a CDS encoding aminotransferase class I/II-fold pyridoxal phosphate-dependent enzyme, producing the protein MYENELKALKKAGRFRERKLFNEDLTDLASNDYLGLAEDKGQLKKLCTLMDEYDIFAPRASMLVNGYHPVHRYFEETLSTLNGFESGLVVGSGFLANMSLVEALVRKHDMLFMDEEYHASGMMATGLLKDRVVFFRHNDAGDLREKMSHYPAKRQIIAVEGVYSMSGEVCSREVFDIAGENSALLIIDEAHSSGVLGKNLLGVFEHYGIEISPNHIKMGTLGKAYGSYGAYILAGREIISFLENRAKPVIYSTAPSVLDTALALINIKTVSKKAARYRVKIDARLRIVEEVLGIKSESLIIPIPVKNNKEALRLQKTLMDKGFLVGAIRQPTVASPILRVIPRLGVSKKCLKKALQLISDTSLQSFNN; encoded by the coding sequence ATGTATGAGAACGAACTCAAAGCCCTGAAAAAAGCAGGGCGTTTCAGAGAGCGAAAACTTTTCAATGAAGATCTGACCGATCTAGCTTCGAATGACTATCTCGGACTGGCGGAGGACAAAGGCCAGCTGAAAAAGCTCTGTACACTGATGGATGAGTATGATATCTTTGCCCCCAGGGCCAGTATGCTTGTTAACGGATACCATCCTGTACATCGGTATTTCGAAGAGACACTCAGTACATTGAACGGGTTTGAATCGGGACTGGTCGTGGGCTCCGGTTTTCTGGCGAATATGTCACTGGTGGAAGCACTGGTGCGCAAGCACGATATGCTTTTTATGGATGAAGAGTATCATGCTTCTGGGATGATGGCGACCGGACTGCTAAAGGATCGGGTCGTTTTTTTCAGGCATAACGATGCGGGGGACCTTAGAGAGAAAATGTCACACTATCCTGCCAAACGTCAGATCATTGCCGTTGAGGGTGTCTACTCCATGAGCGGTGAGGTATGTAGCAGGGAGGTATTTGATATAGCCGGGGAGAACAGTGCACTGCTTATCATCGATGAAGCACACAGTTCGGGAGTACTGGGTAAAAACCTATTGGGTGTATTTGAACATTACGGGATAGAGATATCACCGAACCATATCAAGATGGGGACACTGGGTAAAGCATACGGCAGTTACGGTGCCTATATACTTGCAGGCAGGGAGATCATCTCTTTTCTGGAGAACAGGGCCAAGCCGGTCATCTACTCCACGGCTCCATCGGTCCTTGATACGGCATTGGCGCTGATCAACATCAAAACGGTAAGCAAAAAGGCGGCCAGATACCGGGTGAAGATCGATGCAAGGCTCAGGATCGTAGAAGAGGTATTGGGGATAAAAAGCGAAAGCCTGATCATTCCCATCCCCGTGAAGAACAACAAAGAAGCACTTCGGCTGCAAAAAACACTGATGGATAAAGGCTTCCTCGTCGGTGCAATAAGACAGCCCACGGTAGCGTCTCCCATACTGCGTGTCATTCCCAGGCTTGGTGTCTCAAAAAAATGTTTGAAAAAGGCATTGCAGCTCATTAGCGATACTTCGCTACAATCATTTAATAATTAA